gcACGATTTACCCATAGCATAGAAAATGTTctcactcgtcaggacactgttgttcagagctagccaacaacacagctacagcAACACaatcaatcacttcaaactgaagctggaaagactacAAATTAGCTGCATTTAGTTTGACCTTTTTTCgatttacatttgtttttgtatatatatccatatagccagctgattcatgatttcgactggctgagaaacgctgcctgcctgtctgtctcgtcctgacacgttcattactagtacaggacggcaggagatcaaatgttgtaaatgttggagagacagacagcaaggtttatacaaacctCCGCTGTTAAACAAAATGTTAGTCTAaatgaaatgtgagataatgtctagatgctttttatagtggagattaagtttataaattgcctggctgggctgatgagacagtggattgcgtaaataggcattttaacgtcatagactTTGCTGGTGGCAAATTGTTGAATAGACACCAGCAGGAATgttgttttaaccaatcagcattcaggatttgACCCACCGTTGTATAAAATTATAATAACCCAACCGAAGCCGGGCGGGCGGGTTGTCTGCTTTGACGCCTCACTCAATTAGTACGTGTCTATTTTGGCGTTTTATCGCTGGCGCTGTAATCACACAAAATAATACAAACGTCAGTATTCACTTTCTTTCTAGCTCAATTGGAAGAGGTAGCTAAGGGTTGAGGCTTTACCATACATGCTAAATTAGACCAATTCATCCACTTATGTTAACACCATATCGCTATCAACAAAGATGTGGACTATCCTGCTAGCATAGTCACTGCTCTGCCGGTCACGTCCTTTCCACCCGCCCACTTCTGGTGAGTTTTTAGCTTCATAGCCCTCGAAACAGTGATGCCCTAAGAACAAGACTAAGGATAACATTGGGTCACCACTGCCCCCTGGTGGATAACAGTTGTACTTGCAAATTGAACAAAATTATACAAAAACTACACCATAGTAATGGTTTCCATTCTAGATTAGGTCGTAATTTCATAATTCTTATTGGTAGAGGTAAAGATAACATTTACCACCATTGCCCTcgtgttttgttttatttaaatCCAGCAATCATACATTTTGGATGTTGAATTCCCTCTCCGTGGTACCCACTAACAAGTGGATGATCTAttctgattaaacatcatgattTGCTGTACAATTAATGATGACTACTGTAGGCTTCTTCACAGCTGTACCCGATTATCATCATGGGACAAAAATGTGATGCTCCGCTCTTTAAACAAATATTACATTGTAGTGAAGTTGCAGCAGTAAACCAAAAAGTGTACCCACTCCCCAAACACCTTATTGCCTTTCAGTTCTTTCTTTGACAAGAATAGGACCTCTTCATGGACATCTCATTGGACAATTTAGAGCTCCACGAAAACATTAAGTTAGATGAATGATTAACCACAATGAAAACCTGCATGAATGATGCTCTTGTCGTGACATTACTTATTCTCTGTCCTGTCTATTTGTTTGCTAAATGATTCCCTCACTGAAAAAGGCATGTATTGTGCAACCCCACCAAAGGGATGCTGTCATTCGGTCTGTCCAGCTCAGTGTCTGTTGTGCCCAGTGGGTCGAGGTTCATCATGGCTTCTTCTTCTCTGCTAACTCCTCCATCTGCCTCTTCCTCATCTCCAGCACCTCCATTAGCTTGGCATCATTCTTAGCACGCTCCTGAGCCCTCATCTCTGCTAGGTCCTCAAAGAATCGGTGTCTGTAGAAGGTATACAatgtaattacacacacacacaaataaagtAGCACGCTATATATGCGCCTAATAATGTATTGGGTAAACCAACCTTTCATCATCACAGAAGGCAGTGTGATGCCGAAACACTGGTGGTtgacccaataaattactgggagcttATATAGTGTGCAACTTTTTTTATAGCCTATAGTTTACttgccgttagtcagcacctctactaACTTCTTGTGTGTGCATTCATGCTTTTCACGAACACATTCATCGACGCCAACTGCCTTTAACGCCTATTGATTTCTTCCAGTGGGGACTTCTGTTAAGAGTCCCGACCCTCGGTCTGAACGTGAACATGCATTGCTTATGGTGAAAGTTTGGAAACATAAGGAAAGTATCTTTCATATCATCAAGAAATCATTTCAATTATACACACCTTTTATGGTGTTTTGGTACTCCATTCATAGACACTAAGGGCCCAATTTCCGATTTAGGAAAGTACACCTTTCTTGCGCACGCCTTTCCTATGTACTTCTCAGTAGTtagtattcagacttaccttgtGAAGTTGCGTAATgctgaataaatgtaattcagcagctgaaaaccctcccacttgctggccaatcGATTTTCttgtggagttttcattcaatagggttttcagtacatttattttaagccatccctttaaatacggtGTACCTTTTAATTAGAATGTTGATGACAGACTAGAAGACATCAAGAGAACCGGTTCAGAAaatagggatcaatgaaagaaatcCCTCCTATATGCATCTTCAGCTCCATTTCAACACCAACAGGTAGATTTAAAAAAACTGATTTTGTAGATTATTTAGGCAAATGTTAGGAAAGGTATATATGAATCATTAAAAAAATACCGTTTGAGAGCCTTTAGGCACAATCAATATTGATGAATAAGCAAGTACAGTGGTTTGATTTATCCTGAAAGTTGTCATATTCAAGTTCAATCCATAAAATATTGGAAGGTGGGAAAAGAAAAGGTGTACAATGGAGGTTGAacaatagtcctataaatctaccctaattctcactaatcatggaactgtatgACAATGGTCGTTGTGAACAGTGCACTAAGTTCCAGGTTTAACCTGCTATGTGTGGTCTGAGTTCCATAACAATTCAAATAGGCTACAGGTCCAAAATGATTGCACAACGTTAGCCTAATCTGATCGATCCACTAATGCTAGCGACCCTCAGGAACAATTTACACAGACGTGACAGAGGCAAGAAAGGTAAACGGAATGGAATGATGCAAAAAATGTAAGCTACAAATtgaaaactaacactaaagtgcaCATAATAACGGCACAGCTATTTATTGCCTGTGTTACTGTGGAAAAGGGGCTGCAATTCATGTCATGTTGATATTattttcagtttgcttccatGTGGCTTGTTTCACATTCGTCTCCAGGATCATATGGAAAAAATCATCTAAAACCATTGCTATgtgtatttacaatccccttTTCCAAACTGATTAACTTAGCTCTTATCAATAGAGCTAATCTTATTGATAAaaaaattacagtgcatggagaatgttgtttttttctttcggGAAAAAAGAAAGTCGatgctttttccacttggaaTCGGCAGGTTCGCCCACCGTTATTCATGTTTCCTCACACGTAAATGTGCTGGAATTAAGTAAAGATCAGAAtaggatatatttttttttccatttaactaggcaagtcagttaagaacaaattattatttacaatgacggcctacaccatccaaacccggacgacactgggtctgtagtgacgcctcaagcactgacatacagtgccttagaccgctgcgccactccggAGCCCTAAATCCGGAGACACACCACCACACCTTCATTTCTTAGATCTCCACCCCGAACAAATAGCGGGTAAATAGtatgctattctcatgcttaagttAAAGGTCTGAATACGCATAGAGAGAAGTGCATAAAAGGGAAAAACTTTCCATTTATGCATGCTTAACTCGGCTCAGAATCGAGGCCTAACTGCTTTAGCGCCTATTGACAATAGTATTTTCTTTGTGGGGTGGTGTTAACAGCCCTGATGCTCAGTCGGAAAGTTTACACGCATCGCTTACTGTACTGTTTTGGAAACATAAGAActatctttcatatcagcaatAAATTATTTTGAAAAAAAATGTAAGGTTAAATTGATGTACACCTTGACagggccatatctccatgttacagtgCTTAGGACAAGGGGTccctaattagctatctagcatgtAGCGGAAGTGTAGTTTCTTCGAATGTAGGCATCCCTAACTGTATGGATCTGTAAAAAACTGCTACAGTGAgttttttatttgaatgattcttTCTCGCTGATGAAAGATAAGGCCATATGTTTCAAAAGCCATATTGCAAGTGGTGATCATTGCGTTTGTAAACGTTAAAACATAGTGTCAGAATTGTAGTTCACACGAGGTAGTCGTTGGCGATGCGAATGGCTGAGAACTGTAGGGATAAGGCAGAATGTCTCCTAGAAATTGAAAGCTGAGGTAGGGTTCCCAAGCAGGCGTATTTCCATGTTAGAGAGCttgtttattaaaaaaaaaacagatcaaAGACATAGGTCTACCTGTGCTAATTGGCCAtcaacacctgtgtgtaaacggaAGGACGCCAATACTTCtgttcacaggaggttggtggcaccttaattggggagaagggGCTtggggtaatgactggagtggaatggtatcaaacacatggtttccaggtgtttaccattccatttgctccgttcctgccattgttatgagccgttctcccctcagcagcctccactgcttgtttttgttttttcacctttatttaaccaggtaggccagttgagaacaagttcttatttacaactgcgatctggccaagataaagcaaagcagtgcgacacaagcaacaacacagttacacatggaataaacaaacgtacagtcaataacacaatagaaaaaaatctatatagtgtgtgcaaatgaggtaaaatTAGGgatgtaaggcaataaataggccgcagcggcgaagtaattacaatttagcaattaacactggagtgatagatgtgcagaatatgaatgtgcaagtcgagatactggggtgcaaaggagcaaaaaatacataatatgaggatgaggtagttggatgggctatgtacagatgcaataatctgtgagctgcttgaAGTTAGTTAGGGAGATAtgcgtctccagcttcagtgatttttgttgTACACCTTTTCTAtgcatatactgtccataatgggTTTTCACAACCTCATACCTTTATATTCCCGGACTCTGGACATTGCTCGTTGAAATAATTCTCTCTTAATTATTTTTACCTTTTTTGGAATTgagtgtattgttaggtattactgcactgttggagctaggaacataagcatttcgctacacccacaataacactgcaaaatatgtgtatgtgaccaataaaatgtaattGATTTGACAAACGTGTTGTCACTGAACAATACTGTCGGCTGAAACTGTTTAAATCGGTtaaaaacctctacaggattggtgTCCCCCCatcgggatggttgagctaacgtgcactaatgtgattagcatgaggttgtaagtaacaagaacatttcccaggacatagatgtATCTGTTATGGGCAGAgaacttaaattcttgttaatctgtccaatttacagtagctattacagtgaaagaataccatgctattattTGAGGAGAGTACCACAATTATGAACTTAAATGTTTTAAactaattaggcacatttgggcagacttgatacaacattttgaacagaaatgcaatggttcattggaccagtctaaaacgttgcacatacactgctgctacatagtggccaaaatctaaattgcgccttaACTGGAATAATACTTTggactttctcttgcatttcagatgatggaacaaaaaaaaagcatgtttttttgtttgtattatcttttaccagatctaatgtgttattctcctacattaatttcacatttccacaaacttcaaagtgttttctttcaaatggtatcaagaatatgtatatccttgcttcaggtcctgagctacaggaggTTAGATTTGGATGTcgttttaggcgaaaattgaaaaaaagagcCCAGTCCTTAAACTAGAACTATATTTTGCATTCGTGAATTTTTTTCGTGTGATTTCAAAGTAGAGGGCTTTATGTTTCTGTAATCATACCACGATTGAGAATCAATTCACGTTAAGGAGGATTCACGTTTGGAGGCGAATTGGCTCCTCTGAACAGAACATGTAATGTCCTTGACTATTATAAGGCTCCTTTAGTCCATTATTGGGCTAGCGTTTCACTAGATTATTATTACACACTCACTATTGGCAGTCAAACTGACATTGGCAGTACACCATTAAGCACTAGATAGGGGTCCAAAGACATGTTCAACCACCTCTAACAACAATGGGCAGTCAGTCATAAGTAAATTAAATTGTGTCATAGAATTACGTTTTTAGGATGAATTCAGAATTTACATTAATGCAGTATTTCCCTGCAAATAGGACAACACAGACAGGCTACTAAGTGAAGAGCAATTATAGACCGTCTATAGTTAATGGGTCATTGATTGCCCTTTACCAGACAGAATACagctacatagctagctagaAACATTAATGAAAGGGGATCACCTGTTGAAGAAAGCAGTGGCCAGTCCCACGATTAATGTTCCAAATAAAATTGGTTTTGTAAGGCGCTTTATGGCAGACAGTTGATGTTGCTTCATGGTAGACAACAACCACCACTAGACTTGTCCGAAATTTAGCAAAATTAATAACTGTTGTCCGTCAAAATATTCTTATTTCACTAGTATCCTGCAACAACTGTACCGTGACCTCCCCAAGAACGCAAAAGATGCACTTACAACGACTTCCGCCGGATCACCCCTCCCTTCATTACGAAACACGTtggttaaatcaaatgtattttgtgaGAATTTAAATAAACTATTTAAATGATAAAGTATACAAGTGTACACAGTTGTCACGCATTCACCAATAAAGTAAAACGGCAGGAATATCCTCCTAGAAAGCCATTTAGTAGGAACCAACTACATTAAGGACCGTGTCCCGTTGGGGAAACAATTCGAGGACGGACCAATGCTTCCCAAACATCCGGCAACAACACTGGTattaaaatgtgaatattattaCTTTATTTATCTTGAGTGAACGTTCGTCATTGTAACTATATCAATCGATGTTTTATTCATAGTAACTGTGACGAAGTGAACACATGTCGGGAAAAGGACATTCTGCGACGGGATCTGATCGGTTTGAATACCTGCAGACGCTTGTCACTGAGTTTCAGGACACTGACAGTGATGGTACGTTGCTAGCTAATGcagtagagtaggctatatcatgGTTAATACAATATGTAGACATTGGTGTAGCTAATGTTTTAGAATGCAGAAGCCATGGTAATGATTTGGTGGATGATAGACCTCCTGTTTGATTATATTCTAGCTAAATCTTACTACACCATATATAACTAATTGAGCCTTATTTGACCATGTGGTTGGCATTAGCTAACATTACTATCGAATTGTCCATTTCTTCTAGAGGCGAAAGAGCAAGTGCTGGCCAACTTGGCCAACTTCGCCTATGATCCGAGGAACCTGGAGGACCTGAGAACCCTTCAGGTTACTGATCTCTTCTTGGACATGCTCACAGAGGAAAATGAGAACTTTGTGGAGTTTGGGATAGGTGAGTATGGCACAAGGGACACTAGTTGAGAAATACACAAGATCATGTATAAatgatacatacagtatatcaacgTGTTGTTGATAGATGTTCAAAAGGAGAATCTCTCCATCATGGAGTGCTTCTGTGCATTCCCAGGGGGTCTATGTAACCTGAGTATGGATCGGGAATGCCGTGACCAGATCCTGCAGAGCGACGCAGTCCCCTTGGTTACGGGATGCCTGTCCAGCCGCCGGGAAGAGACTGTGCTATCTGCCATCACCACACTCATGAATCTCACCACCGCTGCATCACGCTCCCAAACCACCGACACCGCAGTGCTACAGTGCATGCTGCGTTTTTCCATCTCCCAGAGCCCACGCCTGCATAACCTGgcctctgtgttcctccaggACTGCTGCACTGAGGAGCAGGTGGCCAGGGCAGAGGCACAGATGCAGGGACACCATCCTACAGCACTGGGGATCCCCTTGCCTAAGGACTAGGCTAGTCTGGAGACATGATCGCTAGATCTGATGtctgatctctgagaaattaacaGAGAATCacatacaccgagtgtacaaaacattaagaacacctgctctttccatggcatagactgaccaggtgaaagctatgatcccttattgatgtcacttgttaagtccacttcagtcagtgtagatgaaggggaggagacgggttaaagaatgatttttaatccttgagacaattgagacatggattgtgtgccattgagggtgaatgggcaaggcaaaatatttaagtggCTTTGAATGAGTTATGGTAATagatgccaggtgcaccggtttgtgtcaaaaaTGGCAACGCTGATCGATTTTCACACTCaaccgtttcctgtgtgtatcaagaatggtccaccacccaaaggatatccagccaacttgacacaactgtgggaagaatttgagtcaacatgggccagcatccctgtggaaagctttcgacaccttgtagagttcatgccctgacgaattgaggctgttctgaggggaaaacaCCTTcctaactcaatattaggaaggtgttcttagtgttttgtacactgtgtaggAGTGCACAATGACTCGCGATGGAGGACTTTGTAACAAACATACTTTCCAATTTAAAATTGCTTTACACTtcagtaccacatgagggagacaACACCACTGCTATGCTTTGCCGTTGAAGTCTGTGATGTTAACTCGCTCGGTTGCTCTTAGCTAGTGACAGTATGGACTTAAGACTCAGTTGACTCTGTCAACTCACTTCATCCCAGTTAGTTATTGCCGATTTAGAGATTAAATAAGCTCTTATGTCCCCTTTGACTGAAGTTACTCAGCACATTAAAAGGGATTGGCAAGAGAAAGTCACTGCAAAGATTCACTGATCTCCAAATCCCTCTGGAACGTGGGGGTTCTCTCAATATCACAGATGCTGCAGCGTCACAAGGATGGAATCTGGTTTGGTCTGGTGGGCCACATTCCAGCTGTGGTGGAGAAAAATGTGGTGTTGGGCCGGTCATTCACATTCCAGAGGATCAGTAGCATAGCTAATCTTGAGTTGGAGGTCGGAGATCAGTGATTCTGTGCAGTGCCTTGCTCAGGCGTATTCCACCAAAGCTGGTCAATATTGAGCCGAATCTCCTGCAGTCATGTCTGCGACCCATTACTATGCTATCCAGTGACATCTTGACATATGGTCCCAATAAAGTCTCTGCATTCAGTAAACTCAGTATTTTTCATCAAATTCAATGCATTCCTTAGATACACCCATGGTCCCAATAaagtacagtggcaagaaaaaatgTGAAATATGGAATTACTTATTACTTACTTAATTACTTATGGAAttatttctgcataaattagtcataaaatttgatcatcttagtcacaacaatagacggTGTGATTAaactaaaataaacattttatttttcttgtctatattgaatacataatttaacattcagtgtaggttggaaaaagtatgtgtaggctaatgacttctccaaaagctacaggagtcagctaacctgagTCTAATCAaggagacgagattggagatgttggttagagctgccttgctctataaaaacactcacaaaacttGTTTGCcattcacaagaagcattacctgatgtgaaccatgcatctaacaaaagagatctcaggaGACcgaagattaagaattgttgacttgcataaagctggaaagggttacaaaagtatatctctaaaagccttgatcttcatcagtccacggtaagacaaatggtCTGTAAATGAAGaaagcactgttgctactctccccttggagtggccgtcctgcaaagatgactgcaagagcacagcgcagaatgctcaatgaggttaagaagaatcctagaatgtcagctaaagacttacagaaatctctggaacatgctaacatctctgacgagtctacgatacataaaacaagaagggtgttcatgggaggacaccacggaagaggccactgctgtccaaaaaaaacattgctgcacgtctgaagttcgcaaaagagcacctggctgttccacagcgcttctggcaaaatattctgtggacagattaaactaaagttgagttgtttggcaGGGACACAAcactggagaaaaaaaggcacagcacaccaacatcaaaaccgcatcccaactgtaaagtatggtggagggagcatcatggtttggggctgctttggaGCCTCAGGGCCTgaacagcttgctatcatcgacggaaaaacgaattcaagtttatcaagacattttgcaggagaatgtatctgtctgccaatttttttaaatatttttatttcacctttatttaaccaggtaagctagttgagaacaagttctcatttgcaactgtgacctggccaagataaagcatagcagttcgacacatacaacaacaacaacagagttaaacatggaatgaacaaaacatggtcaataatacagtagaaaaaaaagaaaattaagtctatatacagtgagtgcaaataaggtcaaataagggagtcaaggcaataaataggccatggtggcgaagtaattacaatatggcaattaaacactggaatggtagatgtgcaaaagatggatgtgcaagtagagatactgtggtgcaaaaggagctaaataaataaatacagtatgggaatgaggtagatagatgggctatgaacaggtgcagtgatctgtgagctgctctgacagctggtttttaaagctagtgagggagatgggaatctccagcttcagtgatttttgcagttcgttccagtcagtggccacagagaactggaaggaaaggcgaccaaagtaggaattggctttgggggtgaccagtgagatatacctgctggagcgtgtgttacgagtgggtgctgctatggtgaccagcgagctgagatagggcggggctttacctagcagaggcTTGTAGATAatctgtagccagtgggtttggtgacgagtatgaagtgagggccagccaacgagagcgtgcaggtcgcagtggtgggtagtatatggggctatggtgacaaaacggatggcactgtgatagactacatccattttgctgagtagagtgttgaaggctattttatagatgacatcgccgaagtcaaggatcggtaggatggacagttttacgagggtatgtttggcagcatgagtgaaggaagctttgttatgaaataggaagccgactctagatttaatttttgattggagatgcttaatgtgagtctggaaggagagtttacggtctagccagacacctaggtatttgtagttatccacgtattctaagtcagagccgtccagagtagtgatgctggaagggtgggcaatgatcggttgaatagcatgcatttagttttatttgcgtttaagagcagttggaggccacggaaggagagttgtgtggcattgaagctcatctggaggttagttaacacagtgtccaaagaagggccagaagtatacagaatggtgtcgtctgcgtagaggtggattagagaatcaccagtagcaagagcgacatcattgatgtatacagagaagagagtcagcccgagaattgaaccctgtggcacccccataaagactgccagaggtccgggcaataggccctccgatttgacacactgagatctatcagagaagtagttggtaaaccaggtgaggcaatcatttgagaaaccaaggctgttgagtctgccaataagaatgtggtgattgacaga
This genomic window from Oncorhynchus kisutch isolate 150728-3 linkage group LG20, Okis_V2, whole genome shotgun sequence contains:
- the armc7 gene encoding armadillo repeat-containing protein 7 — its product is MSGKGHSATGSDRFEYLQTLVTEFQDTDSDEAKEQVLANLANFAYDPRNLEDLRTLQVTDLFLDMLTEENENFVEFGIGGLCNLSMDRECRDQILQSDAVPLVTGCLSSRREETVLSAITTLMNLTTAASRSQTTDTAVLQCMLRFSISQSPRLHNLASVFLQDCCTEEQVARAEAQMQGHHPTALGIPLPKD